One Leptolyngbya subtilissima AS-A7 genomic window, GACCGGCGATCGGGGCTGTGTTTCCCACTGTAGTCGCCAACAAATCGGTGCTGATTTTAGACGTGGGAGCCAATGTAGACTGCCGCCCCAAGTATCTAGAACAGTTCGCCATCATGGGCACCATCTATTCCCGCTACGTGCTGGGAGTCGATAATCCTCGTGTGGGGCTAATCAACATTGGCGAAGAGCCTAGCAAGGGCAACGACGCGGCCTTAAAGGCTCACCAACTGCTTGAAGAAAACCCCAACATCCCCTTCGCGGGTAACGCCGAGGGGCGTGATATTCTCTCTGGTCAGTTTGATGTGGTGGTCTGCGACGGTTTCGTGGGCAATGTGCTGCTCAAGTTTGCCGAGGCAGTAGGTGAGTCGGTGCTGCAAATTTTGCGAGAAGAGCTGCCTCAAGGCGTGCGTGGCAAAATTGGGGCGTCGATCCTCAAACCTAACCTGCGTCGCATTAAGCAGCGGGTCGACCACGCCGAGCACGGCGGTGGCCTGTTGCTGGGTGTGGCTGGGGTGACGGTGATTAGCCACGGCAGCTCCCAAGCACCCTCGGTATTTAACGCTATTCGGCTGGCTAAAGAGGCAGTCGACAACCGCGTTCAAGACCGCATTCAGGCCCAGTACCAGCGGGTGGCCATCCCCGCAGCAGACGGAGAATAACCCGTGGAACAGTTTATGCCCGGTGTGTCACTGGTGGGCAGCGGTTCAGCCTGCCTAACCGTACAACTCACCAATGACGATCTCAGCCAGCGCGTTGACACCTCCGATGACTGGATTGCGACCCGTACCGGCATTCGTCAGCGCCATGTGGCAGCTCCTGAGGATTCCCTTGCGTCTCTGGCGGCGGAGGCAGCCCGCAATGCTTTGGCCATGGCCGAGGTGAGCGCCGAAGAGGTTGATTTGATTGTGCTGGCCACCTCTACCCCCGACGATTTATTTGGGACGGCCTGTCAGGTCCAGAGGGCTTTGGGGGCGACTCGCGCTGTGGCCTTTGACCTCACTGCCGCCTGCTCAGGGTTTGTGTTTGCCCTAGTAACGGCAGCCCAATATATCCGCACTGGGGTATTTAAGAATGTGGTGGTGATCGGGGCCGATATACTCTCACGCTGGACGGACTGGGACGATCGCACTACCTGCGTGCTCTTTGGCGACGGGGCTGGGGCCGTGGTGCTACAGGCGGCTGAGCGCGATCGCCTGCTGGGCTTTGAGCTGTGCAGTGATGGCTCCTTGAATCACTGCCTGAACCTAGCTTACCAACCTGAACCAGATGTTCTAGTTGGAGACATCACTGTTCAGAAAGGCACCTTTGCCCCCATCACTATGAATGGGCGCGAGGTCTATAAATTCGCCGTCAACCGCGTCCCCGAAGTGATCGAAAAAGCGCTCTT contains:
- the plsX gene encoding phosphate acyltransferase PlsX, which produces MGFNRARIAIDAMGGDFAPGEIVAGAIRAKAELDVDVALVGDVDQIKASTASPEQLVGIELVPAEGSIEMHEEPLSALRKKPQASINVAMDLVKRNEADAVVSAGHSGAAMAAALLRLGRLKGIDRPAIGAVFPTVVANKSVLILDVGANVDCRPKYLEQFAIMGTIYSRYVLGVDNPRVGLINIGEEPSKGNDAALKAHQLLEENPNIPFAGNAEGRDILSGQFDVVVCDGFVGNVLLKFAEAVGESVLQILREELPQGVRGKIGASILKPNLRRIKQRVDHAEHGGGLLLGVAGVTVISHGSSQAPSVFNAIRLAKEAVDNRVQDRIQAQYQRVAIPAADGE
- a CDS encoding beta-ketoacyl-ACP synthase III; its protein translation is MEQFMPGVSLVGSGSACLTVQLTNDDLSQRVDTSDDWIATRTGIRQRHVAAPEDSLASLAAEAARNALAMAEVSAEEVDLIVLATSTPDDLFGTACQVQRALGATRAVAFDLTAACSGFVFALVTAAQYIRTGVFKNVVVIGADILSRWTDWDDRTTCVLFGDGAGAVVLQAAERDRLLGFELCSDGSLNHCLNLAYQPEPDVLVGDITVQKGTFAPITMNGREVYKFAVNRVPEVIEKALFRANLTAADIDWLVLHQANQRILDAVADRLNVPAERVVSNMARHGNTSAASIPIALDEAVRAGKIKSEDVIATAGFGAGLTWGSAIIQWG